One Candida dubliniensis CD36 chromosome 1, complete sequence genomic region harbors:
- a CDS encoding retrotransposon protein (fragment), putative (transposable element), with translation MHQQANGRVENRNKLIETYLRLYITDNSQWPMLIHIAEYVLNSQPSTSLDHKSPFEVDLGYVPKSPDAMLFPNNQESLSRQALDITQSLARYTNAAVAAHAAAFQLAKKYYDAKHTDVEYEIGSEVFVDNRFLNSHPDGHDSVFVPKLRTKFSGPFTILSKSGLVNYTLEMPSSYRGDPTFHISQLRLKKTVPSNYLVAPSEPVA, from the coding sequence ATGCACCAGCAAGCCAACGGCCGGGTCGAAAATCggaataaattgattgaaacaTACTTACGCTTATATATTACGGACAATTCCCAATGGCCTATGTTAATTCACATTGCTGAATATGTGCTTAACTCCCAACCACTGACTAGTTTAGATCACAAAAGTCCATTTGAAGTGGACCTTGGGTATGTTCCTAAGTCTCCAGATGCTATGTTATTTCCAAACAACCAGGAATCTCTTTCTCGTCAAGCCTTAGATATTACACAGCTGCTTGCTCGCTACACGAATGCCGCGGTAGCTGCTCATGCGGCCGCATTTCAACTTGCCAAAAAGTATTATGATGCCAAACATACAGATGTTGAATATGAGATTGGCTCTGaagtttttgttgataacCGTTTTCTCAATAGCCATCCTGATGGCCACGACTCAGTGTTTGTTCCCAAATTACGGACTAAATTTTCTGGACCTTTTACAATCCTCTCTAAAAGTGGGTTAGTCAATTATACTTTAGAAATGCCATCGTCCTATAGAGGTGATCCTACTTTTCACATTTCACAACTCAGGTTAAAGAAAACGGTCCCCTCTAATTATCTTGTGGCCCCCTCCGAACCAGTTGCTTGA